The proteins below are encoded in one region of Salmo salar chromosome ssa02, Ssal_v3.1, whole genome shotgun sequence:
- the LOC106595421 gene encoding proteasome subunit alpha type-2 yields MGERGYSFSLTTFSPSGKLVQIEYALSAVAAGAPSVGIKASNGVVLATEKKQKSILYDETSVHKVEMITKHIGMVYSGMGPDYRVLLRRARKLAQQYFLVYQEPIPTAQLVQRVASVMQEYTQSGGVRPFGVSLLIAGWDDDHPYLFQSDPSGAYFAWKATAMGKNYVNGKTFLEKRYNVDLELEDAIHTAILTLKESFEGQMTEDNIEVGICNEAGFRRLTTAEVKDYLAAIA; encoded by the exons ATGGGAGAAAGGGGGTACAGTTTCTCACTCACCACATTCAG CCCATCTGGTAAACTGGTCCAGATTGAGTATGCCCTGTCAGCGGTAGCAGCAGGAGCCCCCTCAGTGGGAATCAAAG CCTCAAATGGAGTCGTTTTGGCAACTGAGAAGAAACAGAAGTCTATACTGTACGACGAGACGAGTGTTCACAAAGTCGAGATGATAACCAAACATATTGGCATGGTCTACAGTGGAATGGGTCCAGACTACAG GGTGCTGTTGAGGAGAGCGAGGAAACTGGCCCAGCAGTACTTCCTGGTCTACCAGGAGCCAATCCCGACAGCCCAGCTGGTCCAGCGGGTAGCCTCTGTCATGCAGGAGTACACACAGTCTGG TGGAGTGCGACCCTTTGGTGTGTCACTGTTGATAGCTGGATGGGATGATGATCACCCTTACCTCTTCCAGTCAGATCCCTCT GGTGCATACTTTGCATGGAAAGCAACAGCGATGGGAAAGAATTACGTCAATGGGAAAACATTCCTAGAAAAGAGATATAATGTGGATCTGGAACTGGAAGACGCTATCCACACAGCAATCTTAACCTTGAAG GAAAGTTTTGAGGGTCAGATGACAGAAGATAACATTGAGGTGGGGATCTGCAACGAGGCAGGTTTCAGAAGACTCACCACAGCAGAGGTCAAGGACTACCTGGCAGCCATTGCATAA
- the mrpl32 gene encoding large ribosomal subunit protein bL32m, whose amino-acid sequence MNLSGLVCFLRRSLLQLECRIIQASGLDRQFAPALAVHGPSILPQPHEEQEATAEPSFLDNVFWMAAPKKRRTIEINRTRRRDPSFMLKVKTNIEPCVECGHLKQKHILCGFCYEKIRKETALIRGQIKAMEGRPLNTPAQETLVLYDSESPGESDKDKRIVERNRKRPSWFSIY is encoded by the exons ATGAATTTGTCTGGTTTAGTGTGTTTTTTGAGGCGTTCGTTGTTACAGCTGGAATGCAGAATTATACAGGCTTCAGGACTTGACAGACAGTTTG CCCCAGCTCTAGCTGTCCATGGCCCCAGCATCCTCCCACAGCCCCACGAAGAGCAAGAGGCGACCGCGGAGCCCAGCTTCCTGGACAATGTGTTCTGGATGGCAGCACCCAAAAAGAGACGCACAATAGAAATCAACAGGACTAGAAGACGAGACCCAAGCTTTATGCTCAAAGTTAAG ACCAACATTGAGCCGTGCGTGGAGTGTGGCCACCTGAAGCAGAAGCATATTCTGTGTGGGTTCTGTTATGAGAAGATCAGGAAGGAGACAGCGCTGATCCGAGGTCAGATTAAAGCCATGGAGGGCAGGCCTCTCAACACACCAGCGCAGGAGACCCTGGTCCTGTATGACAGTGAGAGTCCAGGGGAGTCCGACAAAGACAAGAGGATAGTGGAGAGGAACAGAAAACGACCCTCCTGGTTCAGTATCTATTGA